The proteins below come from a single Lates calcarifer isolate ASB-BC8 linkage group LG11, TLL_Latcal_v3, whole genome shotgun sequence genomic window:
- the si:ch211-237i5.4 gene encoding leucine-rich repeat-containing protein 4 — MCHLFPTLLFFLFAFYSPPFLFPPVKSSRLCPHQCICYEHADLVDCRARGFEHVPRGLPHGTWLLELGGNNLTEIGTRAFTGLWSLRVLVMTNSQIQNIQPQAFFSLSFLEKLDLSWNQLTSLPVDFSASLSALRELRLEHNNLHYISGYSLEYLDNMEKLDLSHNQLVSVSPGVFRGLSRLRHLNLHNNRLTVVQQGSLDMLPGLEVLQLSNNNISQIDSDALAPLYSLAVLALEGNNLHHLKFKTFISLHTTATHIQLSGNPWSCDCDLHRVFSKILHVRHLHIDDYRNVTCQDPPQLTGASLAWVDSQLCIAETATVLVITVTVLVTVVAAVVMAERNRKRNRGKNWDTESQTQTQSS, encoded by the exons ATGTGTCACCTTTTCCCGacccttctcttctttctttttgccttttattCACCCCCATTCCTTTTTCCACCGGTCAAGTCGTCAAGGTTGTGTCCGCACCAGTGCATTTGTTATGAGCATGCTGACCTGGTGGACTGTCGTGCCCGTGGGTTTGAGCATGTTCCCAGGGGCCTCCCACATGGCACGTGGCTGCTGGAGTTGGGGGGAAACAATCTGACTGAGATTGGTACTCGAGCCTTCACCGGACTGTGGTCCCTGCGTGTGCTGGTGATGACCAACAGCCAGATACAAAACATACAACCACAG gcatttttctctttgtccttcCTGGAGAAGCTGGATCTCAGTTGGAACCAGTTAACATCTCTCCCTGTCGACTTCTCAGCCAGCCTGTCGGCCCTCAGAGAGCTCCGACTGGAGCACAACAACTTACATTATATATCTGGATACag CTTGGAGTATCTGGACAACATGGAGAAGCTAGACCTCAGTCATAACCAGCTGGTGTCAGTTAGTCCTGGTGTGTTCAGGGGCCTCTCCAGGCTCAGACATCTCAACCTGCATAACAACAGACTGACTGTGGTGCAGCAGGGGAGCCTGGATATGTTGCCTGGACTAGAG gTGCTCCAGTTGAGTAACAACAACATCTCTCAGATAGACAGTGATGCTCTGGCTCCTCTCTACAGCTTGGCAGTTCTAGCTCTGGAGGGAAACAACCTGCATCACCTCAAGTTTAAAACGTTCATCAGCCTGCATACAACAGCTACACACATCCAGCTGTCAG GCAACCCCTGGAGCTGTGACTGTGACCTGCATCGTGTCTTCAGTAAGATCTTGCATGTTCGCCACCTGCACATCGACGACTACAGGAATGTAACATGCCAGGACCCGCCGCAGCTGACTGGGGCTTCGCTGGCCTGGGTGGACAGCCAACTCTGCATCGCAGAAACCGCCACTGTGCTCGTCATCACTGTGACTGTGCTGGTCACCGTGGTGGCAGCTGTGGTGATGGCAGAGAGGAACAGGAAAAGGAACCGTGGAAAGAACTGGGACACTGAGTCTCAGACTCAAACTCAGAGCTCCTGA